In Piliocolobus tephrosceles isolate RC106 chromosome 6, ASM277652v3, whole genome shotgun sequence, the following are encoded in one genomic region:
- the NPAP1 gene encoding nuclear pore-associated protein 1, giving the protein MGNLLSKFRPGCRRRPVPGPGRGTPAPLARDASQPGRVHPAATPRPFRGLFRPNARRRPSPGGIFVAPKRLCPLPRAAAAPLGVLPAVGWGLATRKTPVLPTRNPPRFGHPSSVRIPPPSRAFTLLLPSPREPAVTARKPIPATLPEETDVRAHEGPRRAKKDEDPVQTKGEDDEKRAPLSSGEASSTSRSQGTQADLASFLCSPGPVEGNVHQKFSENSVSEKAQASPASSCLEGPATPSTHSEAGCARHFGKPDPDAAAPPEPGAGCSLLPQKLAGEVPSEEPPPSSLGSPTPLMSGTRMPDGKPLDIPPRSAALPRAARNRPCKRKMSIPLLLPLPPSLPLQWDRGELPPPAKLPCLSVEGALHTLEKSPEYKRNSRILEDKTETTTNSSITQPAPSFSPPVETADSLRLATYTDTSQVPAPLPIPDLADLATGPLILPVTPLSTTPKMDEKIVFTIPNSPLALPADLVPLLRDQSNEKGGSCHSVIGAAPPTSDPPTPSLTPFFKPPVRRESPISMHVDSPPPLSFLTLPPVPSTRTSVITSKPMNSTSVISTITTNTSGHLTSQTAVDPEVVNMDTTAPSQAVIFTSYLSSRVSSLPNSQIHCSAEQRRTGKTSVYASPLPFIFHNTTPNFNQFFGKEATPQPKSGAPDGQQQKASLPSACVFLSLPIIAPPVTSTLVNSASTASSSKPPIETNAMNTTPPSNGVILQSASVSKKKYLPFYLGLPGSGNTRSSGNIASVQASTSLPAQSVRGTTTTSNYALNPGATPQPKFGAPDGLQQKTSLPSAHDFLSLPIMVPPDTSTVVSNASAASLAKPAIDTSAMNTTPPSKTVILQSTFVSSKEYIRFYVGLPGSGNILHSDNIASAQVSTSFPAQAGRKPVTTSSHPLNTESISHSTLGATDGQQKSDSSFILGNPATPAPAIGLPSPSAQPLSGSVIPPGFAELTSPYSALGTPINAEPAKSHNASAFPNGTAKTSGFRVATGMPGTGDSTSLVGNTILGPQVIMGPGTSMDGGSIGFTMSAPGPSSTSGEVSTGQEQSGTPSTTSVFPFGRVAWDPTGHSMAAVPQGANNIPVFGYTSAATYIPGLDPPTQNSGSSMGGDGTKPMVGGPCVPAFQQCILQHTWTEKKFYTSSTHHYEQETYVRRHVCFQLP; this is encoded by the coding sequence ATGGGCAATTTGCTTAGTAAATTTAGACCCGGGTGTCGCCGCCGGCCTGTACCCGGGCCAGGGCGTGGCACCCCCGCTCCCCTGGCCCGGGACGCCTCCCAGCCTGGCCGGGTTCATCCCGCGGCCACCCCGCGCCCTTTCCGTGGCTTGTTCCGCCCGAATGCCCGTCGCAGGCCTTCGCCAGGCGGCATCTTCGTCGCCCCTAAGAGGCTGTGTCCTCTCCCGCGGGCTGCGGCCGCCCCTCTGGGGGTCCTGCCGGCTGTGGGCTGGGGGCTGGCCACGAGGAAGACACCCGTGCTGCCTACTCGGAACCCCCCGAGGTTTGGACACCCCAGCTCCGTGAGGATCCCTCCTCCCAGCCGCGCGTTCACCCTCCTGCTGCCTTCACCACGCGAGCCGGCGGTCACGGCCAGGAAGCCCATCCCAGCCACTCTCCCGGAGGAGACCGACGTGCGGGCCCACGAAGGGCCCAGAAGAGCGAAGAAGGATGAGGATCCGGTGCAGACCAAAGGGGAGGATGACGAGAAAAGGGCCCCCCTTAGCAGCGGAGAAGCATCGTCCACATCCAGGTCCCAGGGCACCCAGGCAGACCTCGCCTCCTTCCTATGCAGCCCTGGGCCTGTGGAGGGAAATGTCCACCAGAAGTTCTCAGAAAACAGCGTGAGTGAGAAGGCCCAGGCGTCTCCAGCGAGCTCCTGCTTGGAAGGCCCTGCCACGCCCAGCACACACAGCGAGGCCGGATGTGCCCGGCATTTTGGAAAGCCTGATCCGGATGCAGCAGCGCCCCCTGAGCCAGGCGCGGGCTGCTCCCTGCTGCCGCAGAAGTTGGCCGGGGAAGTGCCGAGTGAAGAGCCACCGCCCAGCTCTCTAGGCTCGCCGACTCCGCTGATGTCCGGAACGAGGATGCCTGATGGGAAGCCTTTGGATATTCCTCCAAGGAGCGCTGCTCTTCCCAGAGCTGCCCGCAACAGGCCCTGCAAAAGGAAAATGTCGATTCCACTGCTGCTGCCGCTGCCCCCTTCACTGCCATTGCAGTGGGATCGAGGTGAGCTTCCCCCACCTGCTAAGCTCCCATGCCTGTCTGTTGAGGGAGCCCTACACACCTTGGAGAAGAGCCCTGAGTATAAAAGGAATAGCAGAATCTTGGAGGATAAAACAGAGACCACGACAAACAGCAGCATCACCCAACCTgccccttccttctccccaccTGTGGAGACTGCAGACTCCCTGCGTCTTGCCACTTACACTGACACTTCGCAGGTCCCAGCTCCTTTGCCCATCCCTGACTTGGCTGACCTGGCTACTGGACCCCTCATTCTGCCTGTCACTCCACTTTCCACCACACCAAAAATGGATGAGAAAATAGTATTCACAATCCCTAACTCTCCTCTGGCTCTTCCTGCTGACCTTGTTCCCCTTTTGAGGGATCAATCTAATGAGAAAGGAGGCTCTTGTCATTCAGTCATAGGAGCAGCACCTCCCACTTCTGACCCCCCAACACCTAGCCTCACACCCTTCTTCAAGCCTCCCGTCAGAAGGGAGTCCCCAATATCTATGCATGTGGattcccctcctcctctttccttcctgacTCTTCCTCCAGTCCCTTCCACCAGGACCTCAGTTATCACCAGCAAGCCTATGAATTCCACATCAGTCATTTCCACTATCACAACAAATACATCTGGCCACCTAACCTCACAGACTGCGGTAGACCCTGAAGTAGTTAACATGGATACTACTGCCCCTTCTCAGGCTGTTATTTTCACATCTTACCTAAGCTCCAGGGTGAGCTCGCTCCCAAATTCCCAAATACATTGCAGTGCAGAGCAGAGGCGCACAGGAAAGACATCAGTCTACGCATCCCCGCTTCCATTTATATTCCACAATACTACCCCAAATTTTAACCAATTCTTTGGAAAGGAAGCCACCCCTCAGCCCAAATCTGGGGCTCCTGATGGGCAGcagcagaaagcttctctccccaGTGCCTGTGTTTTTCTGAGCCTTCCCATCATTGCTCCTCCAGTCACCTCCACTTTAGTGAACAGTGCCTCTACAGCATCATCATCCAAGCCTCCCATCGAAACCAATGCTATGAATACCACTCCTCCCTCCAACGGTGTCATCTTGCAGTCTGCCTCTGTCTCCAAGAAGAAGTACCTCCCATTTTACCTGGGGCTTCCTGGTTCTGGGAACACACGATCCAGTGGCAACATTGCCTCAGTCCAAGCTTCCACCAGTTTGCCTGCACAGTCAGTCAGGGGAACAACTACAACTTCCAACTATGCTTTAAATCCAGGAGCCACCCCTCAGCCCAAATTTGGGGCCCCTGATGGGCTACAGCAGAAAACCTCTCTCCCCAGTGCCCATGATTTTCTGAGCCTTCCTATCATGGTTCCTCCAGACACCTCCACTGTAGTGAGCAATGCCTCTGCAGCATCATTAGCCAAGCCTGCCATTGACACCAGTGCTATGAATACCACCCCTCCTTCCAAAACTGTCATCTTGCAGTCTACCTTTGTCTCCAGTAAGGAGTACATCCGATTTTATGTGGGGCTTCCTGGTTCTGGGAACATACTACACAGTGACAACATTGCTTCAGCCCAAGTCTCCACCAGTTTTCCTGCACAGGCAGGCAGGAAACCAGTCACAACTTCCAGCCATCCTTTAAATACAGAATCCATCTCTCATTCCACACTTGGGGCCACTGATGGGCAGCAGAAGTCTGACAGTTCTTTTATTCTGGGGAATCCAGCAACCCCAGCACCAGCTATAGGCTTACCATCTCCCTCAGCCCAGCCACTGAGTGGCAGCGTAATTCCACCAGGTTTTGCAGAGTTAACATCACCATATTCTGCATTGGGCACACCTATTAATGCCGAGCCAGCCAAGAGTCACAACGCAAGTGCTTTCCCCAATGGCACAGCAAAGACTTCTGGATTTAGAGTTGCCACTGGGATGCCTGGCACTGGAGACAGCACCTCACTGGTTGGAAATACTATTCTAGGCCCACAAGTGATTATGGGACCTGGAACCTCTATGGATGGTGGGAGCATTGGATTCACCATGTCTGCCCCAGGCCCCAGTTCCACATCAGGAGAAGTCAGCACCGGACAAGAACAGAGTGGAACACCCAGCACCACTTCTGTTTTCCCATTTGGTCGAGTAGCCTGGGACCCAACTGGCCACAGCATGGCTGCTGTACCACAAGGGGCTAACAACATTCCTGTATTTGGATATACTTCTGCTGCCACCTACATTCCTGGTTTGGACCCACCTACCCAGAATTCAGGCAGCAGTATGGGAGGGGATGGCACCAAACCCATGGTTGGAGGCCCTTGTGTTCCTGCTTTTCAACAGTGCATCCTACAGCACACATGGACAGAGAAAAAATTCTACACTTCAAGCACCCACCACTATGAACAAGAAACATACGTTAGGAGACATGTCTGTTTCCAACTTCCATAA